ATCACCTGGTCCTTGAATTAGCCCACCGCCCCGAGGATGATTTGGAAGCACTCAAGGAAGTGAATCCAAACATCAAGCTCGGCATCGGAGTCATCGACATCAAGGTCAACCATGTGGAAACCCCTGAAGAAGTGGCCAAGCGCATCGAAACGGCTACCAGCTATGTCGGCGAAGGCCGTATCGGTTGGGTTCACCCTGATTGTGGTTTCTGGATGCTTAAACGCTCCATCGCCAATCGCAAGATGGAGTCGTTGGTCAAAGGCCGGAATTTGTATTTAGGGCTCTAAGTCTCTTTCAAAAGAGTTAGGGTTTGATTGAGGATGAACAAAATCCTACATTAAGCTTTTGTTCAAAACTGTAGGAGCGGTTTGATCCCGCGATCGTACAGAAGCCGTTCGAGAAATCGGGGCGTAAAGCCCCTCCTACAGTTACCTACCACACCCCATGGATCAACAGCACTCCAAATCACCTCGCTCCAAGCTCTCTCGCAATCTTCTAATCGCATTTTTCTTTGCCCTCTTTATGGGTCCAGGGCCTGGCCTGTATCTTATCAACGGATACGCTGCGGAAGGCGGAACCATTCTGGGTCTACCCGCGCTTTATCTTTGGGCTCTGTTCTGGTGCGCGATTGAAGGGCTAATTGTTTTAATTGCATACAAGACCATTTGGAAGGAAAGCGCGGTATGATGGCTATCACTCCATACTTCGCAGCCACAGAGATGGGCATGACACCCATCATTGTACTCATCCTTTACATGATCATGCTCCTGGCCTTCGGGATCGTGGCATACATGAAGAGCTCGGCTTCCGAGGAGGATTACTACCTGGCCGGTCGAGGGCAGGGAGTTCTCGTAACCGTGCTGACCATCATGGCCACTTTCTTTTCCAGTGCAGCCATGCTCGGCATCCCCGGAGTCATCTACAAGGATGGTATGGCATTTCTGTTTTTCGCCTTAAACCTGCCCGTATCGGGAGCCGCCATCTATATCCTGGGTTCCCGAATCTGGCGACTGGGTCGCATTCGTGGTTACGTGACCCCCGCGGACTTGGTAGCAGATTATTACGGTGGCTCGGCCTTGCTAAGGTCACTCGTGGCATTAGTCGGGTTTCTCTATGTGATCCCTTACATCATCATGCAGATCAAGGCTGGTGGTTATCTGGCTCAGCGCATGTTTCCGGATGCCGAGACCATCACACTTCTTGGGACCCAATACAGTATCTTTGAAGCTGGAACGATTGCACTATCCATCCTGACCATGTTCTATGTTCTCATTGGCGGTATGCGTTCCGTTGCCTGGACCGACGTGGTGCAAGGAATCCTCTTGTTGTCGGGCATGATGATTGCAGGTATCGCTACCGTTATGGCTATGGGTGGACCTTCATCCTTCTTTCAGCAACTGGCTGACCTTCCAAGCGATGCTCGTTCGTTGCCCGGGACCTCCGGAGGCTGGACCCCGTGGAAACTGATGACGATCTGTATATTTGCCTCCCTTGGAACCATGATCCAGCCCGGTCAATGGATGCGATATTACGCAGCTCGTTCGACGAAAACACTGAAGCAAAGTGCCCTGATCTTTGCCGTCGTATTGCCGGCCGGCTTCCTGGTTGGTGTCATGCTCGTAGGACTGGGTGCGCGCGTCCTGTATCCTCCCTCGGCAGAAACCGGAACCTTGATGCCCCACCCGGCAGTCGGTTCCTCTGCATCGGAGTTTGATCAAGCAGTGGTCGCAATGCTTCAAGAGCACATACCGCTCTTACTCGGAGTCGGAATTGGCGGAGTGGTTGTTTCGGTAATCATGGTCGCCATCATGGCCGCTTCCATGTCGACTGCAGACAGTAACCTGCATGCCTTGAGTGCTGTCCTCACCCGAGACGTCTATGATAAATACGTTCGCCCGAAAGCAAGTGATCGGGAAAAGACCTGGTTCGGTCGAGGAGTTATTGTTGTGGCCACATTGTTAGCTCTTTGGCTGGTAAGTGTCGGCGAAGACAATCCTGATTTCCAACCGC
This genomic stretch from Opitutia bacterium ISCC 52 harbors:
- a CDS encoding sodium:solute symporter family protein, with the translated sequence MMAITPYFAATEMGMTPIIVLILYMIMLLAFGIVAYMKSSASEEDYYLAGRGQGVLVTVLTIMATFFSSAAMLGIPGVIYKDGMAFLFFALNLPVSGAAIYILGSRIWRLGRIRGYVTPADLVADYYGGSALLRSLVALVGFLYVIPYIIMQIKAGGYLAQRMFPDAETITLLGTQYSIFEAGTIALSILTMFYVLIGGMRSVAWTDVVQGILLLSGMMIAGIATVMAMGGPSSFFQQLADLPSDARSLPGTSGGWTPWKLMTICIFASLGTMIQPGQWMRYYAARSTKTLKQSALIFAVVLPAGFLVGVMLVGLGARVLYPPSAETGTLMPHPAVGSSASEFDQAVVAMLQEHIPLLLGVGIGGVVVSVIMVAIMAASMSTADSNLHALSAVLTRDVYDKYVRPKASDREKTWFGRGVIVVATLLALWLVSVGEDNPDFQPLALIAQLMFVAIAFSGQLLPLAIDVLFLRKGTQTGAIWGIISGIVVVFIFTPFPTLLFGEGFGNTFGSITGTLGKLFDIGFIGIVVNSIVFAIVSKYTTPPDKEHIQSFQRDLKTDLGPTR